A segment of the Terribacillus aidingensis genome:
TAAAGCTACACTTTACGATGATAATCATGAAGTGTATGCAGAGTCCGAGCCAGTTACCATCGTGATCGACGACCACCATGGTCATGATGAAGAAAGCAGTAACATTTATGAAGGTATCTTTGAAGATGAACAAGTAAAGAATCGTGAATTATCTGACTGGGAAGGAGATTGGCAGTCTGTATATCCTTACCTTTTAGATGGTGACTTAGACGAAGTGTTTGAACACAAAGCAGAAGAAGGCGATATGACAGTGGAAGAATACAAAGAATACTATACAACTGGATATGAAACAGATGTAGAACGCATCATTATTGATAATGGGAATGTAACGTTTTTCCGTAATGGACAAGAATCCCAAGGTGACTATGAATACGATGGATACGAGATTCTAACTTACGAAGCGGGTAATCGAGGCGTACGCTTTATTTATAAGCTTGTGGGCGAAAATGATGACATGCCAAACTATATTCAATTCAGTGACCACAACATTTTTCCAACGGATTCACATCACTACCATTTATATTGGGGAGATGATCGTGAAGAATTATTAGAAGAGGTTACACATTGGCCAACTTATTATCCTTCTGATTTAGACGCAGATGATATAGTTCGTGACCAATTAGCGCATTAAGCAGAGAGGAGAAGAGAAGCAAATTGCTTTTCTTCTCCCTGCTTTTGTCTGATTTCTTTTTTAATATAGCAAAGGAGAGTTTATAGTGAATCCAAAAATGCTCCGAACCATATTAGTTCTTTTTACTGTAACAGCTGTTCTTTTCGGTTGTCAGTCACAAGACACCCAAGAATCCCCGAACAACGAAGAAACCAAAATTTCCGTTATAGCTTCCTTTTTACCTATGTATGAATTTACTAAAAACATTGCTGGGGACAGAGCGGATGTGCAGCTAATGGTCTCCGAAGGACAGGATGCCCATCACTATGAACCTAGTGCACAAGATGTAGCAGCTGTAAACGAAGCTGACGTATTTGTCTACAGCAGTGAAGAAATGGAATTTTGGGTAAAAAGCTTATTTAATACCGTAGAAAATGACAACCTTATCATTGCACGATCTGCAGACAGACCGGGTAAATCAGACACAGGTAGCGTACAAATTGATGGTGTGACTGAACACTATCACACTGGAGATGAGATTGCGCTAACGGCAAAGTTAACAGGAGATGAAGATTATGAACACTGGCATTGGTATCAGCGAGCAAATGCTGATGAAGAATGGGTAGCTATTTCTGGACAAGGATCAGAAACATTTACCTATGAGGCTCCGGAAGAAAGTTTTGAAGTCAAAGCAGTTGTTTATGATAACAATCATAATGTTCATGCAGAATCTGAACCTGTAGAACTTAATATTGATAATCATGATACCCCTGTGCAGGAAGAGGAAGAGCACGAAGGACATGAACATGAAAATCACAGTGATGCACAAGCAGGAGAAGAAGTAACGGTTGCGGGCTTGGCAGACCATTATCATACAGGTGATGTTGTTACACTTGTTGCCGAGAGTGAAGAGGCAGATTATGAGAACTGGAAATGGTTCATAAGAGAAGATGCAAACCAAGATTGGGAAACCGTACCAGATCAAGAGACTGAACGTTTTGAATATAAAACAACAGGAGAAAGCTTTGAAGCCAAGGCTGTACTTTATGATGACGACCAAAATGTTCATGCGGAATCAAGTCCAGTTTCTGTGTTGATTGATGACCATGAGAATCAAGATCCACATATATGGCTTGATCCGGTATTGGCGCAAGATCAAGTCCTTGCTATTCGCAATGCTTTAATAGAGGCTGATCCAGAAGGAAAAGAAATTTATAAAGAGAATGCTGAAGCTTTTGTGAAAGAGCTTAAAGCGTTAGATGAAGAATATCGAACTACATTGGAAGGTGCAGAAAACCGAGCCTTCGTCGTACAGCACCAAGCATTCGGCTACCTTGCAGAACGTTATGACTT
Coding sequences within it:
- a CDS encoding zinc ABC transporter substrate-binding protein, with translation MNPKMLRTILVLFTVTAVLFGCQSQDTQESPNNEETKISVIASFLPMYEFTKNIAGDRADVQLMVSEGQDAHHYEPSAQDVAAVNEADVFVYSSEEMEFWVKSLFNTVENDNLIIARSADRPGKSDTGSVQIDGVTEHYHTGDEIALTAKLTGDEDYEHWHWYQRANADEEWVAISGQGSETFTYEAPEESFEVKAVVYDNNHNVHAESEPVELNIDNHDTPVQEEEEHEGHEHENHSDAQAGEEVTVAGLADHYHTGDVVTLVAESEEADYENWKWFIREDANQDWETVPDQETERFEYKTTGESFEAKAVLYDDDQNVHAESSPVSVLIDDHENQDPHIWLDPVLAQDQVLAIRNALIEADPEGKEIYKENAEAFVKELKALDEEYRTTLEGAENRAFVVQHQAFGYLAERYDLEQIAIGGLSTEVEPSPSRIAEIGELVQEHNVPVIYYQQGASSSIAQTVANETGTETAVLYDLEVLSEELLANDLGYLEAMRHNLEALQASIN
- a CDS encoding metal-binding protein ZinT, whose product is MKKLSLFISLLALSAILVACQDSEEEAATNNASETEVQEAGEITVEGLGDHYHTGDTIELTAVLSEDVDYDHWHWYIKESEQTEWEAASGQESQTFTGEATTDGLEIKATLYDDNHEVYAESEPVTIVIDDHHGHDEESSNIYEGIFEDEQVKNRELSDWEGDWQSVYPYLLDGDLDEVFEHKAEEGDMTVEEYKEYYTTGYETDVERIIIDNGNVTFFRNGQESQGDYEYDGYEILTYEAGNRGVRFIYKLVGENDDMPNYIQFSDHNIFPTDSHHYHLYWGDDREELLEEVTHWPTYYPSDLDADDIVRDQLAH